One Microbacterium trichothecenolyticum DNA window includes the following coding sequences:
- the smc gene encoding chromosome segregation protein SMC, translating into MHLKSVTLKGFKSFAQSTTFALEPGVTCIVGPNGSGKSNVVDALAWVMGEQGAKTLRGGKMEDVIFAGTSTRGPLGRAEVQLTIDNSDGALPIEYSEVTISRTLFRTGASEYAINGQTSRLLDVQELLSDSGLGREMHVIIGQGRLDTVLQATAEDRRGFIEEAAGILKHRRRKEKTVRKLDAMEANLTRLSDLAGELRRQLKPLGKQAEVAREAAGIAAVVRDAKARLFADELVRLRTQLADAARAETERHTERLVLQEQADGLRRRVERLEEEQRSEAVDHARRVAFSLEQVQERLRGLYTLAGQRLALLSDDDRDQIAFSPTVSQATIDDLRSEIDDIAAGLGDAQDAAADAARAVTRARGDLDALDVDIAAQSALVSEHDMKLTALRGAAAAASSTRDAVRAGVERQQRALDAALARRAEAEEALAALDPAAAPEASTAEHAAAYERAQRAANDAESAVTDLRERLHASERERDALSAQTTALGRALDVRNAAADLVASGQPGVRGLVGDAVKVTSGYEAAVAAALGSLAEGVLVDDADAAFATARAASEDDLGIVEIAVATPARGEPPVAAVEGGVRAIDVVTAPAGVLGILSRVLIVDDLESARAALADLDAGAILVTRAGEVLTTHTLRAGSGAGRSRLELAAERDAAAERLSEIVVVADSLREALSDAQRTLTDARQRTKDTLATLRSHDAALAAHAEKVNRVTVRHEAAVAECERLEAGLAQAADAVTEAEDAAAAADAAFARAAEAPRPILDASARDGLLAELEAARETEMRARLDIETLKERVRAGEARIVQLEQQRERERAAAEEAARRAVVRRAQREIAADVARQLPALLDSVDRSVSQARVQLAAAEATRTAVSADLARARADETEVRERLARLTESVHGLELQMHEKRLHVTSLLERVQSELALDEDILISEYGPDQPIPTDGEGEPTAFDRSAQKRRLQDAERKLSQLGRVNPLALEEFAALEQRHAFLTEQLADLQQTRSDLQTIIAELDERMQTIFVAAFEDTRAAFTEIFPILFPGGAGSISLTDPDNPLTTGIEVAVRPVGKKIERLSLLSGGERSLAAVAFLTSIFTARPSPFYILDEVEAALDDANLGRLLGVFEKLRASSQLIVITHQKRTMEIADALYGVSMRQDGVSAVVGQRVGDRAASRAEAAPVS; encoded by the coding sequence CAGTCCACGACCTTCGCGCTCGAACCGGGTGTGACCTGCATCGTGGGCCCCAACGGATCGGGCAAGTCCAACGTCGTCGACGCCCTCGCGTGGGTGATGGGCGAGCAGGGGGCGAAGACCCTGCGCGGCGGCAAGATGGAGGACGTCATCTTCGCCGGCACGTCCACCCGCGGGCCGCTCGGACGCGCCGAGGTCCAGTTGACGATCGACAACTCCGACGGCGCTCTGCCGATCGAGTACAGCGAGGTCACGATCAGCCGCACGCTGTTCCGCACCGGCGCCAGCGAATACGCGATCAACGGGCAGACAAGCCGCCTGCTGGACGTGCAGGAGCTGCTCAGCGACTCGGGTCTCGGCCGCGAGATGCACGTGATCATCGGGCAGGGGCGACTGGACACGGTGCTGCAGGCCACTGCCGAGGATCGGCGCGGTTTCATCGAGGAGGCCGCGGGCATCCTCAAGCACCGCCGCCGCAAAGAAAAGACCGTCCGCAAGCTCGACGCGATGGAAGCGAACCTGACGCGCCTCAGCGACCTCGCCGGCGAACTGCGCCGGCAGTTGAAGCCCCTGGGCAAGCAGGCCGAGGTCGCGCGCGAGGCCGCCGGGATCGCGGCGGTGGTGCGCGACGCGAAGGCCCGTCTCTTCGCCGACGAGCTCGTCCGGCTCCGCACCCAGCTCGCTGACGCCGCGCGCGCCGAGACCGAACGCCATACCGAGCGGTTGGTGCTCCAGGAGCAGGCGGACGGCCTGCGTCGACGGGTCGAGCGGCTGGAGGAGGAGCAGCGCTCCGAGGCCGTGGACCACGCGCGTCGCGTGGCCTTCTCGCTCGAACAGGTGCAGGAACGACTCCGCGGTCTCTACACCCTCGCCGGTCAGCGTCTCGCCCTGCTGTCCGACGACGATCGCGACCAGATCGCCTTCTCGCCGACCGTCTCGCAGGCGACGATCGACGACCTCCGCAGCGAGATCGATGACATCGCGGCCGGCCTGGGGGACGCCCAGGATGCCGCCGCGGACGCCGCCCGCGCGGTGACGCGCGCTCGCGGCGATCTCGATGCGCTGGACGTCGACATCGCGGCGCAGAGCGCGCTCGTCTCGGAGCACGACATGAAGCTCACCGCCCTGCGGGGCGCGGCCGCGGCGGCGTCGTCGACCCGGGATGCCGTCCGCGCGGGCGTCGAACGACAGCAACGCGCGCTGGACGCGGCGTTGGCCCGCCGTGCCGAGGCCGAGGAGGCCCTCGCCGCTCTCGACCCCGCCGCGGCACCCGAGGCGTCGACCGCCGAGCACGCCGCCGCCTACGAACGTGCGCAGCGCGCTGCCAACGACGCGGAGTCCGCCGTCACGGACCTGCGCGAACGCCTGCACGCGTCCGAACGCGAACGCGACGCACTCTCCGCGCAGACCACGGCGCTCGGTCGCGCTCTGGACGTGCGCAACGCCGCCGCCGACCTCGTCGCCTCCGGGCAGCCAGGGGTGCGCGGCCTGGTCGGCGATGCGGTCAAGGTCACGTCGGGGTACGAGGCCGCCGTCGCGGCCGCGCTCGGGTCGCTCGCTGAGGGCGTCCTCGTCGACGACGCCGACGCGGCCTTCGCGACGGCCCGGGCGGCCTCCGAAGACGATCTGGGTATCGTCGAGATCGCTGTCGCGACCCCCGCGCGCGGCGAGCCGCCGGTCGCCGCCGTGGAGGGCGGTGTCCGCGCGATCGATGTCGTGACGGCCCCGGCGGGGGTGCTCGGCATCCTGTCGCGCGTTCTGATCGTCGATGACCTCGAGAGCGCCCGCGCGGCGCTGGCCGACCTCGACGCGGGGGCGATTCTCGTCACGCGGGCGGGGGAGGTTCTGACGACCCACACCCTGCGGGCGGGCTCGGGCGCCGGCCGGTCACGCCTCGAACTGGCCGCCGAGCGGGATGCCGCCGCGGAGCGCCTCTCGGAGATCGTCGTCGTCGCCGACTCGCTGCGCGAAGCCCTGAGCGATGCGCAGCGGACGCTGACCGACGCCCGACAGCGGACCAAGGACACCCTCGCCACTCTCCGCTCGCACGATGCGGCGCTTGCCGCGCACGCCGAGAAGGTCAACCGCGTCACCGTGCGGCACGAGGCCGCGGTCGCCGAATGCGAACGCCTCGAGGCCGGTCTCGCGCAGGCGGCGGACGCCGTCACCGAGGCGGAGGACGCGGCCGCGGCGGCGGATGCCGCGTTCGCGCGCGCCGCGGAGGCTCCGCGGCCCATCCTCGACGCCTCGGCGCGGGACGGGCTGCTCGCCGAGCTCGAGGCTGCCCGCGAGACGGAGATGCGAGCGCGGCTCGACATCGAGACGTTGAAGGAGCGCGTCCGCGCGGGGGAGGCCCGCATCGTCCAGCTGGAGCAGCAGCGCGAGCGCGAACGTGCGGCGGCCGAGGAAGCCGCCCGCCGCGCGGTCGTCCGCCGCGCCCAGCGGGAGATCGCGGCGGACGTCGCGCGGCAGTTGCCCGCGCTGCTCGATTCGGTCGACCGGTCCGTCAGCCAGGCCCGTGTCCAGCTCGCGGCGGCCGAGGCCACGCGGACCGCCGTCTCGGCGGATCTGGCGAGAGCACGCGCCGACGAGACCGAAGTCCGCGAGCGTCTGGCGCGCCTCACGGAGAGCGTGCACGGCCTCGAGCTGCAGATGCACGAGAAGCGACTGCACGTGACGAGTCTGCTCGAGCGCGTGCAGTCCGAGCTCGCCCTCGACGAGGACATTCTCATTTCGGAATATGGTCCGGACCAGCCGATCCCGACCGATGGAGAGGGTGAGCCGACCGCGTTCGACCGGTCCGCGCAGAAACGGCGCCTGCAAGACGCCGAGCGCAAACTGAGTCAGCTCGGCCGGGTGAACCCGCTGGCCCTCGAGGAGTTCGCGGCGCTGGAGCAGCGTCACGCGTTCCTCACGGAGCAGCTCGCCGACCTGCAGCAGACGCGCAGCGACCTGCAGACGATCATCGCCGAGCTCGACGAGCGCATGCAGACGATCTTCGTCGCGGCCTTCGAGGACACGCGCGCGGCTTTCACGGAGATCTTCCCGATCCTGTTCCCGGGCGGTGCCGGGAGCATCTCGCTGACCGATCCCGACAACCCGCTGACGACGGGCATCGAGGTCGCCGTCCGCCCCGTGGGGAAGAAGATCGAACGTCTGTCGCTGCTTTCCGGCGGAGAGCGATCACTCGCGGCCGTCGCGTTCTTGACCTCGATCTTCACCGCGCGGCCGAGCCCCTTCTACATCCTCGACGAGGTCGAGGCGGCCCTCGACGACGCGAACCTCGGTCGCCTGCTCGGCGTGTTCGAGAAGCTCCGGGCGAGCAGTCAGCTCATCGTCATCACGCACCAGAAGCGCACGATGGAGATCGCTGACGCGCTGTACGGCGTCTCGATGCGCCAGGACGGGGTGTCGGCCGTCGTCGGGCAGCGCGTGGGCGACCGTGCCGCGAGCCGGGCGGAAGCCGCGCCCGTAAGCTGA
- the ftsY gene encoding signal recognition particle-docking protein FtsY: MAENSWSLGRALRGLFVKPTIDETTWDDLETALLTADFGPDVTERLIDELREKVERYRTTDPRDLQRMLRETLEEHFAKFDTTLRLTERPAVVLVVGVNGVGKTTTIGKFAKFLQRYGRTVTVGAADTFRAAAVDQLATWAERGGATIVRPQHEGQDPASVAFQTVAHAKETGTEIVLVDTAGRLHTKGGLMDELGKIKRVIEKQAPISEVLLVLDATTGQNGLMQAQAFLDSAGVTGLVLTKLDGSAKGGFVLAVQERTGIPVKLLGQGEGINDLTGFTPHVFAASLVD; this comes from the coding sequence ATGGCTGAGAACTCCTGGTCGCTGGGCCGCGCGCTGCGCGGGCTGTTCGTCAAACCCACCATCGATGAGACGACGTGGGACGACCTGGAGACGGCGCTGCTGACCGCGGACTTCGGCCCCGACGTGACCGAACGCCTCATCGACGAGCTGCGCGAGAAGGTCGAGCGCTATCGCACGACCGACCCGCGCGACCTGCAGCGCATGCTCCGCGAGACGCTCGAGGAGCACTTCGCGAAGTTCGACACCACCCTGCGCCTGACGGAGCGGCCGGCCGTGGTGCTCGTGGTGGGTGTGAACGGCGTGGGCAAGACCACCACGATCGGCAAGTTCGCGAAGTTCCTGCAGCGCTACGGGCGCACGGTGACGGTGGGCGCCGCCGACACGTTCCGCGCCGCCGCGGTCGATCAGCTGGCCACGTGGGCTGAGCGCGGGGGAGCCACGATCGTGCGCCCGCAGCACGAGGGCCAAGACCCCGCATCCGTCGCCTTCCAGACCGTCGCGCACGCGAAAGAGACCGGCACCGAGATCGTGCTCGTCGACACCGCCGGCCGCCTGCACACCAAGGGCGGGCTCATGGACGAGCTCGGCAAGATCAAGCGCGTGATCGAGAAACAGGCGCCGATCAGCGAAGTACTCCTCGTGCTGGATGCCACGACCGGACAGAACGGCCTCATGCAGGCGCAGGCGTTCCTCGACAGCGCCGGCGTCACGGGGCTCGTGCTCACCAAGCTCGACGGCTCGGCCAAGGGCGGTTTCGTGCTCGCGGTGCAGGAGCGCACCGGTATTCCGGTCAAGCTCCTCGGCCAGGGCGAGGGCATCAACGACCTCACCGGTTTCACCCCGCACGTGTTCGCCGCGTCGCTGGTGGACTGA
- a CDS encoding DUF2004 domain-containing protein, with protein sequence MAIEHDFFGLLESGPDGSIFWSENVEFGDQSVTVDLTAPDQDDVSVEALDVAASMISSLEAIDLAARNAMVNELDDRTSEVTEYILQQQSTLGDELEDLLTDVTGDTHIDVIKALQLMSMTILADEHGGADPFAVLEYALDPDATDDVLLVNLASDGRVQSVTSAD encoded by the coding sequence ATGGCCATCGAGCACGATTTCTTCGGACTCCTCGAGTCGGGCCCCGACGGGTCGATCTTCTGGAGCGAGAACGTCGAGTTCGGCGATCAGAGCGTCACGGTCGACCTGACGGCACCCGACCAAGACGACGTGTCGGTCGAGGCGCTCGACGTCGCGGCATCCATGATCTCCTCGCTCGAGGCGATCGATCTCGCCGCCCGCAACGCCATGGTGAACGAGCTCGACGACCGCACGAGCGAGGTGACCGAGTACATCCTGCAGCAGCAGTCGACCCTCGGCGACGAGCTCGAAGATCTGCTCACCGATGTGACGGGCGACACCCATATCGACGTCATCAAGGCGCTGCAGCTGATGAGCATGACGATCCTCGCCGACGAGCACGGGGGAGCCGACCCCTTCGCGGTACTGGAGTACGCCCTCGACCCCGACGCCACCGATGACGTGCTGCTGGTCAACCTCGCCTCCGACGGGCGCGTGCAGTCGGTCACGAGCGCCGACTGA
- a CDS encoding MSMEG_6728 family protein — MQTFLPYPSFADSARALDAKRLGKQRVETFQLLRALTVPDHGWRHHPAAKMWDGHLPALVSYGLVMTDEWIAQGRNDTVREKIRVFAPEVDGVPQSALDLPPWIGDEAFHLAHRSDLIRKDAEFYVPRFGDVPDDLPYIWPV; from the coding sequence GTGCAGACCTTCCTGCCGTATCCGTCGTTCGCCGACTCCGCGAGAGCCCTGGATGCCAAGCGCCTGGGCAAGCAGCGCGTCGAGACGTTTCAGCTGCTGCGGGCGCTCACGGTGCCGGATCACGGCTGGCGCCACCATCCGGCGGCCAAGATGTGGGACGGTCACCTGCCCGCGCTCGTGTCGTACGGCCTGGTCATGACCGACGAGTGGATCGCGCAGGGGCGCAACGACACGGTTCGCGAGAAGATCCGCGTGTTCGCGCCGGAGGTCGACGGGGTGCCGCAGAGCGCTCTCGACCTGCCGCCGTGGATCGGCGACGAGGCTTTCCACCTCGCGCACCGGTCCGACCTCATCCGTAAGGACGCCGAGTTCTACGTGCCCCGCTTCGGCGACGTGCCCGACGACCTGCCCTACATCTGGCCGGTGTGA
- the lipA gene encoding lipoyl synthase: MPASTAPNGRKLLRLEVRNAQTPIERKPEWIKTKARMGPEYTALQNLVKTEELHTVCQEAGCPNIFECWEDREATFLIGGSQCTRRCDFCQIDTGKPADYDTDEPRRVAESVTRMQLRYATVTGVARDDLPDEGAWLHAETVRRIHAENPGTGVEILATDFTGNPAHLEEVFSSRPEVFAHNVETVPRIFKRIRPAFRYERSLGVLTAARDAGLITKSNLILGMGEEPEEVVQALQDLHEAGTDIITITQYLRPTPRHLPVQRWVKPAEFVEFKEEAERIGFLGVLAGPLVRSSYRAGRLWAQSMVSKGREIPPHLSHLAKDIAAADAGFAQAV, from the coding sequence ATGCCGGCATCCACCGCTCCGAACGGACGGAAGCTTTTGCGCCTCGAGGTGCGCAACGCCCAGACGCCGATCGAGCGCAAGCCCGAGTGGATCAAGACCAAGGCCAGAATGGGCCCCGAGTACACCGCCCTGCAGAACCTCGTGAAGACCGAGGAACTGCACACGGTGTGCCAGGAAGCCGGGTGCCCCAACATCTTCGAATGCTGGGAGGACCGCGAGGCGACGTTCCTCATCGGCGGCTCGCAGTGCACGCGCCGGTGCGACTTCTGCCAGATCGACACCGGCAAGCCCGCCGACTACGACACGGACGAGCCGCGTCGCGTGGCCGAGAGCGTCACCCGGATGCAGTTGCGCTACGCCACCGTCACGGGCGTCGCGCGCGACGACCTGCCCGACGAGGGCGCGTGGCTGCACGCCGAGACGGTGCGCCGCATCCACGCCGAGAACCCGGGGACGGGCGTCGAGATCCTCGCGACCGACTTCACGGGAAACCCCGCGCACCTCGAGGAAGTGTTCTCGTCGCGGCCCGAGGTGTTCGCGCACAACGTCGAGACGGTGCCGCGCATCTTCAAGCGCATCCGCCCCGCCTTCCGGTACGAGCGCTCGCTCGGCGTGCTGACGGCAGCGCGCGACGCCGGTCTCATCACCAAGTCGAACCTCATCCTCGGCATGGGCGAGGAGCCGGAAGAGGTCGTCCAGGCGCTGCAGGATCTGCACGAGGCCGGCACCGACATCATCACCATCACGCAGTACCTCCGCCCGACGCCCCGGCACCTGCCGGTGCAGCGCTGGGTGAAGCCGGCCGAGTTCGTCGAGTTCAAGGAAGAGGCCGAGCGCATCGGCTTCCTCGGTGTGCTCGCCGGTCCGCTCGTGCGCTCGTCGTACCGCGCCGGGCGCCTGTGGGCGCAGTCGATGGTGTCGAAGGGCCGCGAGATCCCGCCGCACCTGTCGCACCTCGCGAAGGACATCGCCGCGGCCGACGCCGGCTTCGCACAGGCGGTGTAG
- the lipB gene encoding lipoyl(octanoyl) transferase LipB, with translation MIDIQHVGLAPHYVPYLDGWAHQRRIHADVVAGDRGDTLLLLEHEAVYTAGKRTEAHERPDDGTPVVDVDRGGKITWHGPGQLVGYPIVRLPEPMDVVAHVRRLESLLIEALGAHGVEGFQVEGRSGVWVRRPLSIDKVAAIGVRVERGVTMHGFAVNCDNSLAAFRRIVPCGITDAGVTTVSEVVGADVSPADLAPTIERVFAASAATVAA, from the coding sequence ATGATCGACATCCAGCACGTGGGCCTCGCCCCGCACTACGTCCCCTACCTCGACGGCTGGGCGCACCAGCGCCGCATCCACGCGGACGTGGTGGCCGGCGACCGCGGCGACACGCTGCTCCTGCTCGAGCACGAGGCCGTCTACACCGCCGGCAAGCGCACCGAGGCGCACGAGCGTCCCGACGACGGCACGCCCGTGGTCGACGTCGACCGCGGCGGCAAGATCACCTGGCACGGCCCGGGGCAGCTCGTCGGCTATCCCATCGTGCGACTGCCCGAGCCGATGGACGTCGTCGCCCACGTGCGGCGACTCGAATCCCTGCTCATCGAGGCGCTCGGCGCGCACGGCGTCGAGGGATTCCAGGTCGAGGGGCGCAGCGGCGTCTGGGTACGTCGCCCCCTCAGCATCGACAAGGTCGCGGCGATCGGCGTCCGCGTGGAAAGAGGAGTGACCATGCACGGCTTCGCCGTCAACTGCGACAACAGTCTCGCCGCGTTCCGCCGCATCGTCCCGTGCGGGATCACGGATGCCGGAGTGACCACGGTCAGCGAGGTGGTCGGTGCCGACGTCTCCCCCGCCGACCTCGCGCCCACGATCGAGCGCGTTTTCGCCGCGTCGGCTGCGACGGTGGCGGCGTGA